The sequence below is a genomic window from Deltaproteobacteria bacterium.
CCCAGCATTCATGATGATAACGGGCGAACCGCTCGGCAGAAACCAGAATGGGTGAAGGAGATCCTTTCAATATAGAAGCCCCGATGGTCGTGTGGGTCTTCATGACCTCAAATTCCTTACAGGTAAGACGGTCCGGTTTCAAAAGGATGCCGTCGGCGATGCCTATTTTTCCTACATCATGCATGGGACAGGCATAAAACATGGTTTGAACCTCCTCCTCGGAAAACCCCAGTTTCCGGGCTAAATATTGGGTATAGTAGCTGGTCCGGGTAATGTGGAGGGCAGTGTCTTCATCTTTATATTCGGCAGCCAGGGTCAGCCGCAAAATGGTATCGATGAAGGCATCGCGGAGTTCTTTGGTCTTTTCAGCCACCTGATAGGCCAGATGTTGATTGTGATTTTTGAGAAAATCTTCCACCTCCTTTATTCTTAACAAGTTCCGGGTCCTTACCTGGAGTTCCACCCCATCGAGGGGCTTGGAAAGAAATTCATTGGCTCCCGCCTCCAGACCTTTAATTTTGGAGCCTCTATCGGCTAAGGCGGTCACCATAACAACCGGGATGTCCTTAATCAAAGGGTCTTCTTTGATCCTTCGACAGACCTCGTAACCGTTGATCTCCGGCATCATGACATCCAATAGCACCAGGTCAAAGGCTTCGCTTTTTAATTTCTCCAAGGCATCCTGCCCGCTGTCCACAGTAATGACCTGATACCCCTTTGGCTTCAGCATGGCCTCGAGTAAGGTCAGATTGGTCAGGTCATCATCTACACAGAGTATTTTTTGGTTTTTGGGGTCCATCTTAGATCCTTTCTTAATGAATCGGAATGAATAAACTGAATTTAGAACCCTTCTCAAGGACACTTTCCACCCGAATTTGACAGCCAAGCAATTCCACCAATCTTCTGGTCAAAGCCAGTCCCAGTCCGGCGCCCCTGTGTTTTTTTGTTTCTGGGGATTCGAGTTGCACAAAATCCTTGAAGAGTTTCGGTAAATCCTCTTCTTTAATCCCGATACCCGTGTCTTCAATGCTGATTATGATTGTATCAAAATCAGCGGATTCGGAGAGTTCTTCACTTCGAACTCCGAATTCCGAACCCCGAACGCATTTGGCCGTCAAGCGAACAGAACCCCCTTCCCGATTAAACTTCAGGGCATTACTTAAGAGATTCATCAGGATTTGTTTCAGTTTCATTTGATCGGTTTCGATGATCAGGTCCGCTTCGGGGGCTATTTCCAAATTCATGGAAATCCCTGCCTTGGTAGCCTTCTCTTTAAATAGTAGCCAGGATGAATACAAAAGATCCTTTAATCGAAAATCGGTTTGAGAGAAATCGGTCTCTCCGGCTTCGAAACGGGAGATGTCCAGGACATTTTTGAGCAGTTCATAGAGATGATGCCCTCCCTTCAAAATATTTTGTAAATACACTTTTTGTTTTTCATTGAGTTTGCCGAAATATTCATCGACCAGGACCTCGGAAAAACCGATAACAGCATTCAGGGGCGTGGTCAGTTCATGACTCATGTTGGACAAAAAGTCGTCTTTGGCCTTGTTGGCGGTTTCGGCCTGGAGTTTGGCTTCTTCTTTCTCCATTAATTGTCTATGGAGTTCTTCATTGAGTTTATGCAGGGTCTCCTGATTCTGTTTCCGTTCGGTAACATCATGGGCAAGGCCCAAAAAGAGTGTTTGCTGGTTGCTTTCTATGGGAACGGATCGAAGTTCCACGGTTACGATCCGGCCATCTTTCCGGCAAAGGGTAAGTTCTTCCGCAGCCACACTTTCACCCTTCTGCCTCTTAGCTAAACGGGAGGCGGCGTTTACCAACTCTCCGGGAGGTATCAGTGGTGTCTGAAGGATATTCGCCCCAATTACTTCCTCTCGTTTATAACCGGTCAGATCCTCGGCAGCCTTATTGGTGTTCACCAAAATCCCCTGGGAATCAATGAGGTAGTAGGGATCAGGGGCAGATTCAAAAAGCTGTTTAAAATGCTCCTCCGATCGTTTGACCTCCTCCATTTTGTGATAACGATCCAGGCTGATGGAAAGCATATCGCGGGCGGTATCCAGGGCATTCAGGGTATGCTCCGAAA
It includes:
- a CDS encoding response regulator is translated as MDPKNQKILCVDDDLTNLTLLEAMLKPKGYQVITVDSGQDALEKLKSEAFDLVLLDVMMPEINGYEVCRRIKEDPLIKDIPVVMVTALADRGSKIKGLEAGANEFLSKPLDGVELQVRTRNLLRIKEVEDFLKNHNQHLAYQVAEKTKELRDAFIDTILRLTLAAEYKDEDTALHITRTSYYTQYLARKLGFSEEEVQTMFYACPMHDVGKIGIADGILLKPDRLTCKEFEVMKTHTTIGASILKGSPSPILVSAERFARYHHECWDGSGYPQGLKGEEIPMEGRIFNLIDQYDALRSRRPYKSAFRHEKAFEVLTEGDDRTMPTHFDPRVFEAFRDNHQVFATIYEQHSNEK
- a CDS encoding PAS domain S-box protein; translated protein: MDRDLKKSLEKLEDGLFKSPAVIYCCKAGEDRVVTFVSKNVQEQLGYDHQQFLKNSRFWVEHLHPEDIPLVLSELSCLSERGSLILEYRFLHRNGSYRWLRDDLRLIPDSRGTSLGYVGTWVDVTDYKEMKQELAERTRLAGFIAEIGFVLTRTESLKEVLTYFPEAMVRHLEGVFARVWTFNQAEQVLELQASAGLYTRLHGSYSRIPLGEFMVGRIAQKGGPYLSNDLQNDPWIQDKDWARETGITSCAGYPLIMEDDLIGVIILFARHPLSEHTLNALDTARDMLSISLDRYHKMEEVKRSEEHFKQLFESAPDPYYLIDSQGILVNTNKAAEDLTGYKREEVIGANILQTPLIPPGELVNAASRLAKRQKGESVAAEELTLCRKDGRIVTVELRSVPIESNQQTLFLGLAHDVTERKQNQETLHKLNEELHRQLMEKEEAKLQAETANKAKDDFLSNMSHELTTPLNAVIGFSEVLVDEYFGKLNEKQKVYLQNILKGGHHLYELLKNVLDISRFEAGETDFSQTDFRLKDLLYSSWLLFKEKATKAGISMNLEIAPEADLIIETDQMKLKQILMNLLSNALKFNREGGSVRLTAKCVRGSEFGVRSEELSESADFDTIIISIEDTGIGIKEEDLPKLFKDFVQLESPETKKHRGAGLGLALTRRLVELLGCQIRVESVLEKGSKFSLFIPIH